The Vicinamibacteria bacterium genome contains a region encoding:
- the galU gene encoding UTP--glucose-1-phosphate uridylyltransferase GalU: MMIRKAVLPAAGLGTRFLPATKAQPKEMLPLVDKPLIQYVVEESVEAGISDVVIVTGRGKTAIEDHFDVSFELERFLEEKHKPEELAIVRSISDLVNVSYVRQKEALGLGHAVLVSEPIVGDQPFAVLLGDDLVVSDVPCIAQMIEVFERVRAPVLAVMRVRPEEISSYGVIAAAPEGERLHRVSGLVEKPPKHEAPSDLAIIGRYILTPSIFRHIRETDRDQRGEIQLTNALQSLLSETPVYGFEFRGVRHDCGNKLGFLTATVEYALRRPDLGNAFRNYLKGLKL; this comes from the coding sequence ATGATGATTCGCAAAGCAGTTCTTCCGGCTGCAGGACTCGGCACCCGCTTCCTCCCGGCGACGAAGGCGCAACCGAAAGAGATGCTCCCCCTCGTAGACAAACCTCTCATTCAGTACGTCGTGGAAGAATCGGTCGAAGCCGGAATCAGCGACGTGGTCATCGTGACCGGGCGGGGCAAGACGGCGATCGAAGACCACTTCGACGTCTCCTTCGAGCTCGAGCGCTTCCTCGAGGAGAAGCACAAGCCCGAGGAGCTCGCCATCGTGAGGTCCATCTCCGATCTCGTCAACGTCTCGTACGTTCGCCAGAAGGAGGCGCTCGGACTCGGGCACGCCGTGCTGGTTTCCGAGCCGATCGTCGGCGACCAGCCTTTCGCCGTCCTTCTCGGCGACGACCTCGTCGTCAGTGACGTCCCTTGCATCGCCCAGATGATCGAGGTCTTCGAGCGAGTGAGGGCCCCGGTCCTCGCCGTGATGCGCGTGAGGCCAGAGGAAATCTCGAGCTACGGCGTCATCGCCGCGGCCCCCGAGGGCGAACGGCTCCATCGGGTAAGCGGCCTGGTGGAAAAGCCGCCGAAGCACGAGGCCCCCTCCGATCTCGCGATCATCGGACGCTACATATTGACTCCATCCATCTTCCGGCACATTCGCGAGACCGACCGCGATCAAAGAGGCGAGATCCAGCTCACGAACGCTCTCCAGTCTTTGTTGTCGGAGACGCCGGTCTATGGGTTCGAGTTCCGGGGCGTTCGACACGACTGCGGGAACAAGCTGGGTTTCCTCACTGCAACGGTCGAGTATGCGCTGAGACGGCCCGATCTGGGCAACGCCTTCCGGAACTACTTGAAAGGACTAAAGCTCTAG
- a CDS encoding NUDIX domain-containing protein yields the protein MPDHGRLRQNIGVAVDNCIFTVLEGSLQVLLIQMKRRPFEDRWAFPGGLVEDGEALDAAAARILREQTGVSHVYLEQLYTFDDRKRDPSNRVVSVAYFSLVPPGGVALQTTEKYRAVRFWDLDRRPRPLAYDHEEILAYAQKRLQSKVQYTNVMFSLLPSKFTLSQLQSAYETVLKRSLDKRNFRKKVLSLGLVEASGERATGGRHRPAMLYRFEKMQPEIVEVF from the coding sequence GTGCCCGACCACGGGAGGCTCCGCCAAAACATCGGTGTCGCCGTCGACAACTGCATCTTCACCGTCCTCGAAGGCAGCCTGCAGGTTCTTCTCATCCAGATGAAACGAAGGCCGTTCGAGGACCGGTGGGCCTTCCCCGGAGGCCTCGTCGAGGACGGAGAAGCCCTCGACGCGGCGGCGGCGCGTATCCTCAGAGAGCAGACCGGCGTCAGTCACGTATACCTCGAACAGCTCTACACCTTCGACGATCGAAAGCGCGATCCTTCCAACCGGGTGGTCTCGGTCGCTTATTTCTCTCTGGTACCGCCCGGAGGCGTGGCGCTGCAGACGACGGAGAAGTACCGAGCGGTGCGATTCTGGGACTTGGACCGGCGCCCTCGGCCGCTCGCCTACGATCACGAAGAGATCCTCGCCTATGCCCAGAAACGTCTTCAGTCGAAGGTGCAGTACACGAATGTGATGTTCTCGCTTCTTCCGTCGAAGTTCACCCTGTCACAGCTCCAGAGTGCTTACGAGACCGTGTTGAAGCGCTCTCTCGACAAGCGAAACTTTCGCAAGAAGGTACTCTCGCTCGGTCTCGTCGAGGCCTCGGGAGAGCGGGCGACGGGTGGGCGCCACCGGCCCGCCATGCTCTATCGTTTCGAGAAGATGCAGCCGGAGATCGTGGAGGTCTTTTGA